CCACTCGCACTGCCCGCTCCCCAGGTGAGGACCCCCTGCGCCcaggcggtggggggggggggagagaccCCCATATTGGGCACCCCAAAAATTtctcaccccccccccaccccccccacctctgcctcagggccCGGCTTTCCTCTGACAGCGACCCCGAGGATGTGCCGGCCCCCTccggggaggggggcacaggggtgttccccttccccctgcccaaGGGGGGCAGCCGGGTGTCGAGCgaggagagtgaggaggaggggggcgaggagcccccccggccccccacgcgccccccccggccccaggcGGTGAGTGAGGGGACCCCAAGGGTGGGCTGGAGACCCCCAACCCCACTGTCAGCCCCCACCCGGCTGCATCCCGCTGCTGGCCCCGTGCTGGGTGGGATGCTCCGGGGGGGTGAGGGCAGGGggggggaggggtttggggggggccaTGTTGACTCTgtgtgcgtgtcccccccccagttCTGCACCTTCGGGAGCCGCCTGGTCAGCCCGGGCTGTTACGTCTTCAACCGGCGGCTCGACCGCTTCTGCTCGGCGCTGGGCTCCATGCTGGAGCGACACCTCAGCTCCCACATGTGGaggtgaggggcggggggggcagccgggggtgggggggggggcacagcgggtgctggggggtgctgctgggtgccAGGGGACAAAGCCCTCCCAGCCCCAAGGAGGGGTTTGCCTTCCCTGGGGTCGCAGCGTGGCATGGAGGGGGTGTACCTGAACTGGGGGGGGGCAAGGATGGGAGCGGGGATTTGCGGGGGTCCTGTTTCACCCCTCCCTGCCTGAATTGGGGGGGGGACGTGGTGGGAATTTAGGGATGGGagtggggatttggggggtccCGTCTCACCCCTCTGCATCTGAATCAGGaaggatggaggggggggggcaaagaTGGGGGGGGGGTATTTGGCGGGGTCCTGTTTCATCCCCTCGCTGCCTGAActgggggggacacggtgggATGATGGaagcagggatttggggggggtctcATCTCACCCCCTCCTCACCTGAActgggggggacacggtgggATGATGGaagcagggatttggggggggtctcATCTCACCCCCTCCTCACCTGAactggggggggacacggtgggaTGATGGaagcagggatttggggggggtctcATCTCACCCCCTCCTCACCTGAActgggggggacaagggggacaTGCAGGGATGGgagtggggtttgggggggtcccatctcaccccctccccacctgAATTTGGGAGATGTGATGGGGGGCAGGGATGGGaagagggttttgggggggccccATCtcacccttcccctcccctcccacaggAAGATCCCACCAGCCGCCGAGCCCCCTCTCcacacccccccggccccccccagccccgccatcCCCCCCTGCGGCCCCACCACCCcgaccccctcaccccccacacGGACCTCGTCGGCGCTGACCCCCCCCGGCACCCGGGAGGGCCGAGTCCCCGCCAGCCTCAACTACACGGTGGGGTCCCCCCACGCAGCGGCCGCCTGCAGCCAGCCggagtgcgggggggggggcagccagtCCATCACCTCCCCGCTGCCGGCCAACATCCCCTCGCCCTCCTTCAGCAAGTTGCCTTCCACCAAGGCCAGCAAATCTTCCCGAGCCCGGGAAGCGGCCGGCGGGGTGGATCCGGATACCCGCAAACGGAAGCCCCCCCTCGCCGCCGGCGGCCCCCCCTATAAACGGACCTGTTCGGGGGACGGgattaaaagcaaaaatcccGGCTGCCAGGTTTTGGCCCCCCCCGGTAAAACGAAACCCACCCCCCTCTCCCCGAGTTGCCCGGCTTCTTCCTCCACCGCCATCCTCAACGGTACGACGACGCGGGTGAAACGACTCGCCCCCCCGGACTGCCGTGGCccccccggtgccgccgccgTGGACCCCCGAGGCTCGCCGCTGCACGGACCGggggtgccgccgccgcccccccgttGTATCTCCGAGGATGAAGTCAAGAAACGCAAGAACGCGGCCACGTACTGCCGGCCCGTCAAGCCCAAGCCTGCGCCCCCCCTGCCtggccccccgccgccccccggttCAGCCCCCCCCGACTCGGGTGGCTCCGTCCGCAGGAAGAAACCGGGGACCCCCCTGGGCTTCGAGGAGAAGCGGAGCGCCCTGAAGGTAGGGatgagatggggggggggggcgtgtggggtgctgggggggtgggagtGGGTGTTTGGGGTGCTCCTGGGGGTGCAGAGTGGTGCTGGGATGTGAGGCAGCAaaatggggacaccccccccccacggccaccagcacccacaggggacaAGGTGGGGACCCACCTTCTCACAGGGGTTGGGGCTGCTGGTGTGTACCCGCACCCTGAGGGACACCCTGGTCCTGGGTGGGGGGGACCAGGGGGACATCTTGGTCTCAGTTAGGGGGGGCAGCATGGGGACAACGTGGCCCCAGGTTGGGGGTACCATGGGGACCCCACTGGTTTCGGGGGACACCGTGGTCTTGGGTGGTGGACGCAGTGGGGACCTTCTGGGGACACCATGGGTGGGGGGCACCATGGGGACCTTCTAGGACACCCATGTCCCAGGTAGGGGACATCATAGGGACTCCAGGTTGGGGGTGCCAGGGGGACACCCGTGTCCCAGGTGAGGGACACCACGGGGACTCTCTGGGTGCCCCTGGTGGAGGGTGGGGGACACTGTGGTCTTGAGTCCTTGGGTGGTGGATGCTGTGGGGACCTTCTGGGGACACCTTAACCCGGGGTGGGGGATGAGGTGGGGACCCTCTGGGGACACCGTGGGGCCGGGGTCGGTCCCCACGACTGACCCAGCATCTCCTCTCCCACAGTCCAAAGCCCATTAACAGAGGGGCCACCGGGGCCACCCCCCCGCCAGGCACAgggtgtccccccgtgtccctccATCGTGGGCGCAGGGAAGCCCCCCACCGGAAAATGCCGAAAAAACGATGaagcggggggaaaaaaaaaacaaaacacaacacccccccccccccccacaaggaaacgagaaggaaaaaaccaacctcCAGAAAAATACCTCAAGACTCTCAGTTGTTCTCTTGCTGCTAAACCAGCCCCCGGGCGAggaggcggccgcggccgggggggtcccggcacAGGACTGGCCACCGGGCCACCACCGGGCCACCacgccggccgccgccggccgcggaTATTTATAAGAATTACTAttgctgttttttgtttctttttttaaaaaaaaaagaaagaaagaaaaaaaggtattgtagacaagggggggggggtggggggggggggggtgggctgtATCCTGGGGGTCCCCGTGGTGTTTGGGGACTGTGGTGTGTCCCCGGGAGCCCTGAGAGGGCAGGGCAGAGGCTGGGGTGGCCTCGGGTCACAggggtggggtgtcccccccccgcacccaGGGAGGACCCCTCCAgctggggggacagggacgggaGGTGTCCCCTGGCTCACCAGGAGCCCTGAGGGGAgagagggacagggagggggtgtccccaggagcccgccccccccccccccgccatcaaTGCTCTCTGCAGAGCGGCaagcccccccccctcctccgcaTGGCCCCACCCCTGTctgaggggagatgggggggtcagtggggtgggggaggtaccggggggctgtggggtgctgggagggggtcAGTGGGGATGGGGAGGCACTGGGGACCACTGAGGGGCTGGGtactggggggctgtggggtgctgggggggggggtcagtggggtgggggaggtactggggaccactggggggctgtggggtgccggggggggggtcagtgaggtggggggggagcatGGGTCTCATGGGGGGGCTGCACAGGagccccctcccagcacagcccgAGGGGACGGGGTTGGCTGGGCCTTGGGGTGAGCGCACTGGGGGGGTgacggggtgctggggggggggccctCCTCCCCCAAACCCCTTGCTCCCCCACCCCCGCCATGCCCCTTCCCTCTCACCATATGGGGGTCAGGGTGGCAGGAGCGCCCCCGGCTCAGCCTGAGCCACCGGCCTGACCCTCCATCCCGGGGGGGTCCCTGGTGGCAccgtccctgtccccaaccccccccttgCCCATTTTGGGGAACGACCCTTttagcaccccaaaaccaggcgAGGGCTGCACAGTCACGATGGGGAAACACGTTTATTTTGCCCAAGGCATCAGCGGGCAGCTGCCAGCGCGGGGAGGGGGACgcggcccggggtgggggggacggaACACGGGGGACACAGGCTGGGCTGtcagggtgcagggctgggggggtgcagggggtacCCCCATTTGGGGTGCTGAAGCCCCCGAAGTCCCCCTccctgtggggtggggggttCTCCTTGCGGCTGTGAGTTGCATGGGGGGGccgggtgttggggggggggggtgtttgcaCCCCGTGGGTCCCTGGGGGGTGACATGCCCTGTGTGTCCCCCGCCCACTGAGCGCTGGCCGGGGTGGCACATGCTCCCCCGGCGGGACTCATGCTTCGCGATACACATGCCGGGGAgggcgtggggtgggggggccggtGCCCTGCCAAAGTGGGACCCCCCCGGTGCTGCCGTCcctggtggggaaggggcagagggggGGGCACCCACTGAGCCGGCCCGAGCGCTGTCACCCGTGGTCCTGCGGTGCCCGGCGGGCAGTGGGGGTGGTGCCACGCTGTCCCCCCAGGAGCCCCTTTGTCCCTCACGGTCCCACGGTGGTGGCGGTGACCTTGGCAGAGGCTGGTGTGGGGGGGCAGCAGCGATGCTCAGTCTttggggggcgggaggggcgaTGGTgtatcacccccccccccccaagctgggGACATGGTAGTGGGGGTCCAGGCTGCCCCTCCTGCCCACGGCGCATCCACGGGGGACAAGTCTCAACAGCAGCGGGGTGTCCCTGGGGACCGTCCCCacgatgtgtgtgtgtgtgtgtgtcccccacctaCACCACGATGGGGGTGTCGGAGAAGACGGAGCTGACTGAGTCCGGATCCGACACCTTCCTCTGCACCTtggggccgtgccgggggggTGGCTGCGGGGTCCCTCCGACCTTGAACCTGCCGTTCTGCCCCGGACCGGTAGCGGAGGCCGAGTGGGACCGAGAAGGCTCCCCGGGGACACCGGCAGCGTGGTTGGGGGTGGTGCTGAGGACGGAGGAGTTGATGCTGTCGTCGCGGGGAGCTGGCGGCTTGTCGGTGccgcggcagcagcagcagcggcacgGGGTGAGGTACAGGTAGATGAGCACCAGCACCACGCTGAGGATACAGCCCACCAGCGTGGTGTAGGCGGTGTTGAGGGTGTCGTGGGGCCCGTGCAGGGTGAAGTTGTGCACCAGCAGCTCCACGTAAAGGGTCTCGTTGAGGAGGGGACCCCCCACCCAACAAGCGTAGGTGCCGGCGTCCTCGGGGCGCAGCGCCCGCAGCTGCAGGCTGCCGTTGGCCAGGAGAGCGGCGCTGCCGTTACCGCCTTCCTCCAGCACCCGTTCGCCTCCCGGCGTCACCCAGTGCCGGCTCCGCACCCCCCGTAACCGGGTGTCGCAGCCGAGGGTGACGGTGTCACCCAAGTGGGCCTCCAGCACCGCTTCCCGCGCCTCGCTGCAGTTGAGCGGCTGCCGGCCGGCCAGGGCGAGGATCCCGACGGGCGCCGCGGCGGTGGGCAACAGGCACCGTAATTCCTCCTGAAAATCCATCACGGCGCTCAACCGGCGGCGCCGACCGCGGGCGACCAGCTGGAAAAGCGGGCAGTCGCAGGCCAGCGGGTTGCCGTGGAGGTAGAGGCGGTCGCGGAGCCAGGCGGGCAGCGCCTGCAGCTCGCCCACGGGCAAGCTGCGGAGGCGGTTGGCCGAGAGGTCGAGCAGGGCCAGCTGGGGCAAGCGGCTGCCGTCGCGCAGCAGCTCCAGCGGGAAGCGGGCGATGCGGTTTTGCCCCAGGTAGAGCTTGCGGAGGCGGCCGAGGTTGTCGAAGGCGGTGCGGTCCACGGCGGAGATCTCGTTGTTGTAGAGCAGGAGCACCTCCAGCTCGGCCAGGTCGCTGAAGAGGTTTTCCTCCAGCGCCCGGAGACGGTTGGAGGAGAGATCCAAGTGCCGCAGGTGAGGGACATGGGCGAAGGCTTCGGTGGAGACGAAGGAGAGGCCGTTGTGGCTGAGCAGCAAGGCGTGGAGGTGGGCCAGGCGCCCCGGCGCCCAGTCGGCGCGCAGCCGGGTGACGTTGTTGTGGCTGAGGTCGAGGACGGCGGTGAAACGGGGCAGGGGGGCGGGCACCGAGCTCAGCACCGCCTGCGAGCAGCTCAGGATGTTGGAGGCGCAGACGCAGCGCGGGGGGCAGCTCCCGCTCGCCGACCCCCACGGTGACAGCAGcgccagagccagcagcagcggGGCCGCCGGCCCCCCGATGCCCCCCATGGCCACGCGCTGCCCCGCGGTGTCACGCCGGGGACAGGGTAACGGCGTGGCGCTTCGGGCACCCGGGGTCACGGCATGCACCGGGCTCGCCGCTCAAGTGGTGTCACAGCGCAGGGTGGCCTGGTCACCCGGTGCTGCAGAGTGGGGTGGCTTCGGTCACCCAGTGTCACGGCACGTGCCAGGCTTGCCTGGTGTTACGGCACAGGGTGGCTTTGTCACTCGGTGTCACAGAATGTGCTCCGGGGTGGCTTTGGCCACCCAGTGTCACGGCACAGGGTGGCTTTGTCACTTGGTGTCACAGAATGTGCTCTGGAGTGGCTTTGGCCACCCAGGGTCACAGCACAGGGTG
The sequence above is a segment of the Strix uralensis isolate ZFMK-TIS-50842 chromosome 24, bStrUra1, whole genome shotgun sequence genome. Coding sequences within it:
- the AMIGO1 gene encoding amphoterin-induced protein 1; this translates as MGGIGGPAAPLLLALALLSPWGSASGSCPPRCVCASNILSCSQAVLSSVPAPLPRFTAVLDLSHNNVTRLRADWAPGRLAHLHALLLSHNGLSFVSTEAFAHVPHLRHLDLSSNRLRALEENLFSDLAELEVLLLYNNEISAVDRTAFDNLGRLRKLYLGQNRIARFPLELLRDGSRLPQLALLDLSANRLRSLPVGELQALPAWLRDRLYLHGNPLACDCPLFQLVARGRRRRLSAVMDFQEELRCLLPTAAAPVGILALAGRQPLNCSEAREAVLEAHLGDTVTLGCDTRLRGVRSRHWVTPGGERVLEEGGNGSAALLANGSLQLRALRPEDAGTYACWVGGPLLNETLYVELLVHNFTLHGPHDTLNTAYTTLVGCILSVVLVLIYLYLTPCRCCCCRGTDKPPAPRDDSINSSVLSTTPNHAAGVPGEPSRSHSASATGPGQNGRFKVGGTPQPPPRHGPKVQRKVSDPDSVSSVFSDTPIVV
- the ATXN7L2 gene encoding ataxin-7-like protein 2 isoform X1 is translated as MAARGRAAAAMAAERRLPSLDEFAGQSWSAWVERAGPPAEPGSGSELEESGKSGGKKLDAMTLIKEDMNIFGHCPAHDEFYLVVCNHCSQVVKPQAFQKHCERRHGPLSKLYARATAKCHVAVNGQPAAGGTPGTAKALREKPPGARGRVQPLPERPDKDNNLCLFVPVVNLEKIPSIPKPDGHGIKVPPKAVPTNSKESLGKPATAAVPKEPPVSAGVGGDSAMPADGPGCKPESAPAPGEKDAGASKPPPRSHKKLARKECDLNRQCGVLNPDTKKICTRLLTCKIHSVHQRREVQGRAKDFDVLVAELKASSRKGESPKERSPPGKEPLAPPQQDPSSLPQPPAGPPSTSPCRAKPPHSHCPLPRARLSSDSDPEDVPAPSGEGGTGVFPFPLPKGGSRVSSEESEEEGGEEPPRPPTRPPRPQAFCTFGSRLVSPGCYVFNRRLDRFCSALGSMLERHLSSHMWRKIPPAAEPPLHTPPAPPSPAIPPCGPTTPTPSPPTRTSSALTPPGTREGRVPASLNYTVGSPHAAAACSQPECGGGGSQSITSPLPANIPSPSFSKLPSTKASKSSRAREAAGGVDPDTRKRKPPLAAGGPPYKRTCSGDGIKSKNPGCQVLAPPGKTKPTPLSPSCPASSSTAILNGTTTRVKRLAPPDCRGPPGAAAVDPRGSPLHGPGVPPPPPRCISEDEVKKRKNAATYCRPVKPKPAPPLPGPPPPPGSAPPDSGGSVRRKKPGTPLGFEEKRSALKSKAH
- the ATXN7L2 gene encoding ataxin-7-like protein 2 isoform X2; its protein translation is MAARGRAAAAMAAERRLPSLDEFAGQSWSAWVERAGPPAEPGSGSELEESGKSGGKKLDAMTLIKEDMNIFGHCPAHDEFYLVVCNHCSQVVKPQAFQKHCERRHGPLSKLYARATAKCHVAVNGQPAAGGTPGTAKALREKPPGARGRVQPLPERPDKDNNLCLFVPVVNLEKIPSIPKPDGHGIKVPPKAVPTNSKESLGKPATAAVPKEPPVSAGVGGDSAMPADGPGCKPESAPAPGEKDAGASKPPPRSHKKLARKECDLNRQCGVLNPDTKKICTRLLTCKIHSVHQRREVQGRAKDFDVLVAELKASSRKGESPKERSPPGKEPLAPPQQDPSSLPQPPAGPPSTSPCRAKPPHSHCPLPSDPEDVPAPSGEGGTGVFPFPLPKGGSRVSSEESEEEGGEEPPRPPTRPPRPQAFCTFGSRLVSPGCYVFNRRLDRFCSALGSMLERHLSSHMWRKIPPAAEPPLHTPPAPPSPAIPPCGPTTPTPSPPTRTSSALTPPGTREGRVPASLNYTVGSPHAAAACSQPECGGGGSQSITSPLPANIPSPSFSKLPSTKASKSSRAREAAGGVDPDTRKRKPPLAAGGPPYKRTCSGDGIKSKNPGCQVLAPPGKTKPTPLSPSCPASSSTAILNGTTTRVKRLAPPDCRGPPGAAAVDPRGSPLHGPGVPPPPPRCISEDEVKKRKNAATYCRPVKPKPAPPLPGPPPPPGSAPPDSGGSVRRKKPGTPLGFEEKRSALKSKAH